A region of the Bacillus sp. NP247 genome:
GTCCAATTATTATGGAGTTCATATTCAAATTCCAATCGTTTCTTTTCGCTGTACAATTTAGCTACGTTGTTTTTAATTTATACAACGGTACTGATTGCGTTTGGATTAAGTTATGTTGTGCTAGAGGAAATGGGTTTTGCAGTTTTGAAAGAAGATGGGGATAAGCTAAGTGCTCACTCCTTTCAACTCGTCGAAATATGTTTATATTTTAG
Encoded here:
- a CDS encoding potassium channel family protein, which translates into the protein MLWGFILLIAAIAILRSVQLLWSSYSNSNRFFSLYNLATLFLIYTTVLIAFGLSYVVLEEMGFAVLKEDGDKLSAHSFQLVEICLYFSAVTLLSVGYGDIAPIGIGRWIAIGEALIGYTLPFAFVVRTVMDNEK